A genomic region of Drosophila kikkawai strain 14028-0561.14 chromosome X, DkikHiC1v2, whole genome shotgun sequence contains the following coding sequences:
- the LOC108080040 gene encoding small G protein signaling modulator 2: MNMLHSFSGGGAGSAANVTGDVNSAESELKERLIASVKKEVKQLMEEAVTKKYVHEESSSVTSLCGAVEACLSHGLRRRALGLFKTSSTTALIQKIAKICPEADYVSRRLLELELAQESHAVSGKRSSSSSDSIIKPKLLSKGSGSSSSVTTINTVSNGAGSGGGASGAGNIAPLGKYLWIRLALYEKRLAKIIEHLVGNASSYYDREALVADPDYGSILSSLLVGPCALEFTRAKTADHYWSDPCADELVQRHRISSGNRTPPTTHRPIINFKRSLHTSSEDTSSGSFKASSPASVAKDYVESLHQNSRTTLLYGKNNVLVLPKDVSEPMPGYLSLHQSVQSLTIKWTPNQLMNGYNDSDGGDKSFFWGYALNINVDEIVYVHCHQNRGGDTGGTIILVGQDGVQRPPIHFPEGGHLQAFLSCLETGLLPHGQLDPPLWSQRGIGKLFPWPKSVRRHILPSVMEAGTSADETPIDYVFRVVSKCQHEEFLATHPILELGRSSPRRKHLGSCSTTGSSDCSSKSLSIDQSSCETPLIQASQSTSIELVCSTMRRQIISRAFYGWLAYCRHLSTVRTHLSGLVNGRIMPDLAADEEGLTRDKWLAMHEDGVVSSELELYRLVYFGGVQPDLRKDVWPYLLGHYAFGSTSEERRKQDETCKHYYETTMSEWLAVEAIVRQREKEKTALAVARLSAEQARLAANSNPNSNGLNSHEKLTNGSRQLELERQQRNGNGETDHLTLDEGENDVFDDNDFSDISDPGDLFDEPEMAREAEEQDPKEEGHDQEEAVVPEEEQGERVVPQLSEQLVLEFQNIDNMEPLRLQENCFADSETENEFGLSLDGSGNILMLSIKSSPSTSSYETVGNEFVDMAEAKLEEEEPLGQLSKFHSADDVRLDEQEQEQEPEQEEEHSQPGTSVIITEAASLDALNDDDPTEEFTSRKTSLMSPLNEDITVVASLDALQEPKSACVSPASSNGGVYSVELLEQFGLNLHRIEKDVQRCDRNYWYFANENLDKLRNVISTYVWEHLDVGYMQGMCDLVAPLLVIFDDESLSYSCFCKLMERMIENFPSGGAMDMHFANMRSLIQILDSEMYDLMDSNGDYTHFYFCYRWFLLDFKRELVYDDVFATWEVIWAAKHIASGHFVLFLALALLETYRDIILSNSMDFTDVIKFFNEMAERHNAQSILQLSRSLVLQLQTIIENK; this comes from the exons ATGAATATGTTACACAGTTTCAGTGGCGGCGgcgccggcagcgctgccaaCGTCACAGGCGACGTCAACAGCG CGGAAAGCGAGCTGAAGGAGCGGCTGATAGCCAGCGTTAAGAAGGAGGTGAAACAGCTGATGGAGGAGGCGGTGACCAAGAAGTATGTGCACGAGGAGAGCAGCTCGGTGACCTCGCTCTGCGGCGCTGTGGAAGCCTGCCTGAGTCATGGCCTGAGGCGGCGTGCCTTGGGCCTGTTCAAGACCTCATCTACCACGGCACTGATCCAGAAGATTGCAAAAATCTGCCCAGAGGCAGACTATGTTAGCCGGCGCCTGCTGGAACTGGAGCTCGCCCAGGAGAGTCATGCGGTGAGCGGCAAGCGCTCGTCCTCCAGCAGCGACAGCATCATCAAGCCAAAGCTGCTGAGCAAGGGCAGCGGAAGCAGTAGCTCGGTGACCACCATCAACACGGTTTCCAACGGAGCGGGCAGCGGCGGTGGTGCCAGTGGGGCCGGGAACATTGCCCCGCTGGGCAAGTACCTTTGGATTCGACTGGCCCTTTATGAAAAGCGACTGGCCAAGATTATTGAGCATTTGGTGGGCAATGCCAGCAGCTACTACGATCGCGAGGCCCTGGTGGCCGATCCGGATTATGGTTCGATCCTAAGCTCGCTGCTGGTGGGTCCCTGCGCCCTGGAGTTCACCCGGGCCAAGACTGCCGACCACTACTGGTCCGATCCCTGTGCCGACGAGCTG GTGCAGCGTCACAGGATCAGCTCGGGCAACCGGACACCGCCCACCACCCACCGGCCCATTATCAACTTCAAGCGCAGCCTGCACACCAGCTCCGAGGACACGAGCAGCGGCAGCTTCAAGGCCAGCTCGCCGGCGAGCGTGGCCAAGGATTATGTGGAGTCACTGCACCAGAACTCGCGCACCACCCTGCTCTACGGCAAGAACAACGTCCTGGTCCTGCCCAAGGACGTGTCGGAGCCAATGCCGGGCTACCTGAGCCTACATCAGAGCGTTCAGTCGCTGACCATCAAGTGGACGCCCAACCAGCTGATGAACGGCTACAACGACAGCGATGGCGGTGACAAGAGCTTCTTTTGGGGCTACGCCCTCAACATCAATGTGGATGAGATCGTCTACGTCCATTGCCATCAGAATCGAGGCGGTGACACCGGCGGCACCATCATTCTGGTGGGCCAGGACGGTGTCCAGCGTCCCCCTATCCACTTCCCCGAAGGCGGTCACCTGCAGGCCTTCCTTAGTTGCCTGGAGACGGGTCTCCTGCCGCACGGCCAGCTTGATCCGCCGCTCTGGTCGCAACGGGGCATCGGGAAGCTCTTCCCATGGCCCAAGAGCGTGCGCCGGCACATCCTTCCCTCGGTTATGGAggcgggcacctccgccgatGAGACGCCCATCGATTATGTCTTCCGTGTGGTCAGCAAGTGTCAGCACGAGGAATTCC TGGCCACCCATCCCATCCTGGAGCTGGGCCGGTCGAGTCCCCGGAGAAAGCACCTGGGCAGCTGCTCCACCACCGGCAGCAGCGATTGCTCCAGCAAGAGCCTCTCGATCGATCAGAGCAGCTGCGAGACCCCCCTGATCCAGGCCAGCCAGAGCACCAGCATCGAACTGGTCTGCTCCACGATGCGCCGCCAGATCATCTCCAGAGCCTTTTATGGATGGCTGGCCTACTGCCGGCACCTCTCCACGGTGCGGACGCATCTCTCCGGGCTGGTCAACGGTCGCATTATGCCGGACT TGGCTGCCGACGAGGAGGGTCTAACCCGTGACAAGTGGCTGGCGATGCACGAGGATGGCGTTGTTTCCAGCGAACTGGAGCTGTATCGACTGGTCTACTTCGGCGGCGTTCAGCCCGATCTTCGCAAGGACGTGTGGCCCTACCTGCTGGGCCACTACGCCTTCGGATCCACATCGGAGGAGCGACGGAAGCAGGACGAGACGTGCAAGCACTATTACGAGACCACAATGAGCGAATGGCTGGCGGTGGAGGCCATTGTGCGTCAGCGGGAGAAGGAGAAGACTGCCTTGGCGGTGGCCAGGCTCAGTGCCGAGCAGGCTCGCCTGGCAGCCAACTCCAATCCCAATTCCAACGGCCTCAATTCCCACGAGAAGCTCACAAACGGCAGTCGCCAGCTAGAGCTGGAACGGCAGCAGAGGAACGGCAATGGGGAGACGGATCACCTAACTTTGGACGAGGGCGAAAACGATGTGTTCGATGATAATGACTTTTCGGATATATCCGATCCGGGAGATCTGTTTGATGAACCGGAAATGGCCAGGGAAGCGGAAGAGCAAGACCCAAAGGAGGAAGGCCACGATCAGGAGGAGGCTGTGGTGCCGGAGGAGGAACAGGGTGAACGAGTTGTGCCCCAGCTCAGTGAGCAGTTGGTTCTCGAGTTCCAGAATATCGACAACATGGAACCGCTACGCCTCCAGGAGAACTGCTTCGCGGACTCTGAGACCGAGAACGAGTTCGGCCTAAGCCTGGATGGCAGCGGCAACATTCTGATGTTGAGCATCAAGAGCTCACCCTCCACCAGCAGCTATGAGACGGTGGGCAACGAGTTTGTCGACATGGCCGAGGCCAAGCTGGAGGAAGAGGAGCCGCTGGGACAGCTGAGCAAATTCCACAGCGCCGACGATGTGAGGTTGGAtgaacaggaacaggagcaagagccagagcaggaggaggagcactcGCAGCCCGGCACTTCGGTTATCATCACAGAAGCGGCCTCGCTTGACGCCCTAAACGACGACGACCCCACCGAGGAGTTTACCTCTCGCAAGACCAGCCTGATGTCGCCTCTCAACGAAGACATCACGGTGGTGGCCTCCCTGGATGCCCTGCAGGAGCCCAAGTCCGCCTGTGTCTCACCGGCCAGCTCCAATGGCGGCGTCTACAGCGTAGAGCTGCTCGAGCAGTTTGGCCTAAATCTGCACAGGATTGAGAAGGATGTGCAGAGGTGTGACAGGAACTACTGGTACTTTGCCAACGAGAACCTGGACAAGCTGCGCAACGTGATCTCCACGTACGTGTGGGAGCACCTGGACGTGGGCTACATGCAGGGCATGTGCGACCTGGTGGCTCCGCTCCTGGTCATCTTCGACGACGAGTCGCTCAGCTACAGCTGCTTCTGCAAGCTCATGGAGCGGATGATCGAGAACTTCCCCAGCGGAGGAGCCATGGACATGCACTTTGCCAACATGAG ATCCCTCATCCAAATCCTCGACTCGGAGATGTACGACCTGATGGACTCCAATGGGGACTACACGCACTTCTACTTTTGCTACCGCTGGTTCCTGCTGGACTTCAAGCGGGAGCTGGTCTACGACGACGTCTTCGCCACCTGGGAGGTGATCTGGGCGGCCAAGCACATAGCCTCCGGTCACTTTGTCCTCTTCCTGGCGCTGGCCCTCCTGGAGACCTATCGCGACATCATACTCTCGAACAGCATGGACTTTACCGATGTCATCAAGTTCTTTAAtg AAATGGCCGAGCGCCACAATGCCCAATCGATCCTGCAGCTGTCCCGGAGTCTGGTCCTCCAGCTTCAGACCATCATCGAGAACAAGTAG